Proteins from one Geomonas agri genomic window:
- a CDS encoding hypoxanthine-guanine phosphoribosyltransferase: MVLKDMEDIRQKADCLRSEQEVEEALSRMAREIAERLAGTDPIAFCIMNGGLFVTGKLVDKLPFALELDYLHATRYGAEMFGGNLLWKVKPERSLKGRTVLLIDDILDEGVTLAEITKFCQEEGAAAVYTAVLVDKIHDRKAPGAKADFVGLEVEDRFLFGCGMDIAGYWRNLPALYAMKEQN; the protein is encoded by the coding sequence ATGGTACTCAAAGACATGGAGGACATTCGCCAGAAGGCTGACTGTCTGAGGTCGGAGCAGGAAGTCGAGGAGGCGCTGTCACGTATGGCGCGGGAAATCGCGGAGCGCCTGGCGGGGACCGACCCGATAGCGTTCTGCATCATGAACGGCGGGCTGTTCGTGACCGGCAAACTGGTGGACAAGCTCCCCTTTGCCCTCGAGCTGGATTACCTCCACGCGACCCGTTACGGCGCTGAGATGTTCGGTGGCAACCTGCTTTGGAAGGTCAAGCCGGAACGCTCCCTGAAGGGGCGCACGGTGCTCTTGATCGACGACATCCTGGACGAAGGGGTGACGCTTGCCGAGATCACCAAGTTTTGCCAGGAGGAGGGGGCCGCCGCGGTCTACACCGCCGTCCTGGTTGACAAGATCCACGACCGGAAGGCACCCGGTGCCAAGGCCGACTTCGTCGGGCTGGAGGTTGAAGACCGCTTCCTGTTCGGATGCGGCATGGACATAGCAGGATACTGGCGCAATCTGCCCGCACTCTACGCAATGAAGGAGCAAAACTAG
- a CDS encoding amino acid adenylation domain-containing protein: MYLLQQLLTHSAARFAERQAVLFKDRALSYRELDETSNGLAALLIGHGVRRGDRVGILLNKSIECIVAVFAILKAGAVYVPLDPASPAPRLCSIINHCGIRLAVASAEHLERIILEGGEGLKLEQAVVTTPCCALPTVELIAWDSLEPQPRPPLSPQVCGVSPAYILHTSGSTGSPKGVVISHLNALTFIDMATEFFAIGAGDRLANHAPLHFDLSIFDIFCAIKGGGTVVLVPEALSAFPVRLAEFLEREEITVWNSVASVLTKLADQGALERLTLPRLRLVHFSGDLMPVKYLKVLKRFMPAAAFYNIYGQTEANSSLFFRVPEQLPQEAWKIPIGTPFPNFEVFAIDEEGEVVTEPGREGELYVLGATVALGYWNDPVRTAAHFTPDPRNPASHARAYRTGDLVRLDDGGNFVFSGRKDHMVKSKGFRVELDEIEVVLNSHPEIRQAAVIAIPDELTGSRIVAYVSHAEGAILETADLIGLCGAHLPKYMIPERIICRPALPVTSNSKIDRKALEREFTP, from the coding sequence ATGTACCTGCTGCAACAGCTTTTGACCCACAGTGCGGCAAGGTTCGCGGAACGGCAGGCCGTGCTGTTCAAGGACCGGGCGCTCTCCTACCGGGAACTGGATGAAACAAGCAACGGGCTGGCTGCCCTTTTGATCGGCCACGGTGTCAGGCGCGGCGACCGGGTGGGCATCCTCCTCAACAAGTCCATCGAATGCATCGTCGCGGTCTTCGCCATCCTCAAGGCCGGTGCGGTCTACGTGCCGCTCGATCCCGCGTCTCCCGCGCCGCGGCTCTGCTCCATCATCAACCATTGCGGAATACGGCTCGCCGTCGCCTCGGCGGAGCACTTGGAACGGATCATCCTGGAGGGGGGCGAAGGGCTGAAACTGGAGCAGGCGGTGGTAACGACACCCTGCTGCGCACTCCCCACGGTAGAGCTAATCGCCTGGGACAGTCTGGAGCCGCAACCACGTCCACCACTATCTCCGCAGGTATGCGGCGTGTCCCCCGCCTACATCCTGCACACCTCCGGCTCTACCGGCTCTCCCAAGGGCGTGGTCATCTCCCACCTGAACGCCCTCACCTTCATTGACATGGCGACGGAGTTCTTCGCCATAGGCGCAGGCGACCGCCTCGCCAACCACGCGCCGCTGCACTTCGACCTCTCCATTTTCGACATCTTCTGCGCCATCAAGGGCGGCGGGACAGTGGTGCTGGTGCCTGAGGCGCTCTCCGCATTCCCGGTGCGGCTCGCCGAGTTCCTTGAGCGCGAAGAGATCACGGTATGGAACTCGGTGGCGTCGGTGCTGACTAAGTTGGCCGACCAGGGGGCCCTGGAGCGGCTCACACTGCCACGGCTGCGCCTGGTTCACTTCTCGGGCGACCTGATGCCGGTCAAGTACCTGAAGGTCCTCAAGCGCTTCATGCCGGCCGCCGCCTTCTACAACATCTACGGCCAGACCGAGGCCAACTCCTCGCTCTTTTTCCGGGTCCCTGAACAGCTTCCGCAGGAAGCCTGGAAGATACCGATCGGAACCCCCTTCCCCAACTTCGAGGTCTTCGCCATCGACGAGGAAGGAGAGGTGGTGACCGAACCCGGGCGCGAGGGGGAATTGTACGTCCTGGGCGCGACGGTTGCCCTTGGTTACTGGAACGATCCCGTCCGCACCGCCGCCCACTTCACTCCGGACCCCCGCAATCCCGCCAGCCACGCCAGGGCCTACCGGACCGGCGATCTGGTACGCTTGGACGACGGCGGCAACTTCGTATTCTCTGGGCGCAAGGACCACATGGTGAAGAGCAAGGGCTTCCGTGTGGAACTTGACGAAATCGAGGTGGTCCTGAACAGCCATCCCGAAATCAGGCAGGCGGCGGTGATCGCCATCCCCGACGAGCTCACCGGCAGCCGCATCGTAGCCTACGTCTCCCACGCCGAGGGCGCAATCCTGGAAACGGCGGACCTCATCGGACTGTGTGGAGCGCACCTACCTAAGTATATGATTCCAGAGCGAATTATCTGCCGGCCGGCCCTACCGGTCACCTCCAACAGCAAGATTGACCGCAAGGCCTTGGAGCGAGAATTTACCCCTTGA
- a CDS encoding acyl-CoA dehydrogenase family protein, giving the protein MDTTGFTTDQENFKQMAIEFARRNLNQGAKEREKRCEFSEEGWRKCAEFGIPGITMPEEYGGLGLDTMTAVATMEGLGYACLDSGLIFSLNSHIWTCESPIHRFGTPQQRERYLPRLISGEAKGGHAMTEPEAGSDAFSMRCRAEKRGDHYLLNGSKTFITNAPIADLLLVFAVTDPRKGFAGVSAFIVEKGTPGFSVGRPLETMGLRTCPLGEVFLEECEVPEENRLGAEGSGAAIFNSEMEWERSCLFAAHLGAMDKILEECVEYARQRRQFGQAIGKCQSVSHKIADMKLRVELSRLMLHRVAGLKSAGRRAPLESAMAKLFISESYVQNATDALQIHGAYGYSTEFDFERNLRDAIAGKIYSGTSEIQRNIIASFLGL; this is encoded by the coding sequence ATGGACACGACCGGCTTCACCACCGACCAGGAAAATTTCAAACAGATGGCCATCGAGTTCGCCCGGCGCAACCTGAACCAGGGGGCCAAGGAGCGCGAGAAGCGCTGCGAATTCTCCGAAGAGGGATGGCGTAAATGCGCCGAGTTCGGCATCCCCGGCATCACCATGCCCGAGGAGTACGGCGGGCTCGGGCTGGACACCATGACTGCCGTCGCCACCATGGAAGGGCTCGGCTACGCCTGCCTCGACAGCGGCCTCATCTTCTCGCTCAACTCCCATATCTGGACCTGCGAATCCCCTATCCACCGCTTCGGCACCCCCCAACAACGAGAAAGATACCTACCCCGTCTCATCTCCGGGGAAGCCAAGGGGGGGCACGCCATGACCGAGCCGGAAGCTGGGTCCGACGCCTTCAGCATGCGCTGCCGGGCCGAGAAGCGCGGTGATCACTACCTCCTTAACGGCTCCAAGACCTTTATCACCAACGCCCCGATAGCCGACCTCCTGCTGGTCTTTGCCGTCACCGACCCACGCAAGGGTTTCGCCGGCGTCTCTGCTTTCATCGTGGAGAAGGGAACCCCGGGTTTTTCCGTGGGACGCCCCCTGGAGACCATGGGGCTCAGGACCTGCCCCTTGGGTGAGGTCTTCCTGGAGGAGTGCGAGGTCCCCGAGGAAAACCGGTTGGGAGCGGAGGGAAGCGGCGCCGCCATCTTCAACTCCGAGATGGAATGGGAGCGGAGTTGCCTCTTCGCCGCCCACCTCGGGGCCATGGATAAGATCCTTGAGGAGTGCGTCGAGTATGCCCGGCAGCGGCGCCAGTTCGGCCAGGCAATCGGCAAGTGCCAGTCGGTATCGCACAAGATCGCAGACATGAAGCTGCGTGTCGAACTCTCCCGCCTCATGCTGCACCGGGTTGCCGGACTGAAAAGCGCCGGGCGACGGGCGCCCTTGGAATCAGCCATGGCCAAGCTCTTCATCAGCGAGAGCTACGTGCAAAACGCCACCGACGCACTTCAGATCCATGGCGCCTACGGCTATTCCACCGAATTCGACTTCGAGCGCAACCTGCGCGACGCCATCGCCGGGAAGATCTATTCCGGTACATCAGAGATCCAGCGCAACATCATCGCCAGCTTCCTGGGGCTCTAG
- a CDS encoding agmatinase family protein: MNSKEIPMVPNRKASLPRVYGDTPSFLGVPVLDPRNLPAGCDVIVAGVPWEGTVTWGSFSSCELAPRSIRHASARYGGFLPEYEIDLFDHLQLGDMGDVPVNPNDPVETMANVHKAMLGVYRSHSIPFVLGGDHSFTPEIVRALGEAGQGEIGIIHFDAHLDNAKSFGADLFPRCGPLHRIAQLPHVRKESIVHMGIRGPRNSPAQYEYARSMGAHIFTTKEIRERGMVEVTQEAIAIAHEKTRHVFVTICSDCIDAGYNPGGPADFNGLLPTELLPALQTIGRSGIDGLDFVEVYPGQDPHGYSSHLAAWAMIYALSGVAQRKRDQG; the protein is encoded by the coding sequence ATGAACAGCAAAGAGATCCCCATGGTTCCCAATCGAAAAGCATCCCTGCCAAGGGTGTACGGGGACACCCCGTCGTTCCTCGGCGTCCCGGTGCTCGACCCGCGCAACCTCCCGGCCGGCTGCGACGTCATCGTAGCGGGGGTCCCCTGGGAGGGGACCGTGACCTGGGGTTCCTTCAGCAGTTGCGAGCTCGCACCGCGCAGCATCAGGCATGCATCGGCGCGCTACGGCGGTTTCCTGCCCGAGTACGAGATCGACCTGTTCGACCATCTGCAGTTGGGGGACATGGGGGACGTCCCGGTCAACCCCAATGACCCGGTCGAGACCATGGCTAACGTGCATAAGGCGATGCTGGGTGTCTACCGCAGTCACAGCATTCCCTTCGTGCTGGGCGGCGACCACTCCTTCACCCCCGAGATCGTTAGGGCGCTCGGCGAGGCTGGCCAGGGAGAGATCGGCATCATCCACTTCGACGCCCACCTGGACAACGCCAAGTCATTCGGAGCCGACCTCTTCCCGCGTTGCGGCCCGCTGCACCGGATCGCGCAACTCCCCCACGTGCGCAAGGAGAGTATCGTACACATGGGGATCAGGGGCCCGAGGAATTCACCGGCGCAGTATGAGTACGCCCGCAGCATGGGGGCGCACATCTTCACCACCAAGGAGATCCGTGAGCGGGGGATGGTGGAGGTGACCCAGGAGGCAATCGCCATCGCCCATGAAAAGACCCGGCACGTCTTCGTCACCATCTGCAGCGACTGCATCGATGCCGGCTACAACCCGGGCGGCCCCGCCGACTTCAACGGGCTTTTGCCCACGGAACTGCTCCCTGCGCTCCAGACCATCGGGCGCTCAGGCATCGACGGGCTCGACTTCGTCGAGGTCTACCCGGGACAGGACCCGCACGGCTACTCCTCGCACCTGGCTGCCTGGGCCATGATCTATGCGCTGTCAGGAGTGGCCCAGCGCAAGCGTGACCAAGGCTGA
- a CDS encoding GNAT family N-acetyltransferase, translating to MFQYCKMRLVQAHEKVLISGWRSLLGEIFYLNRVAVPVEIALDALRPVTDFTRPADEAVMELSGELLGERHLRYRFQSRYLKALSYLGKGYRGFGLVKGNTVVGDVWCADCQQGPGPGSHPDEQWLGIRCHPGEAYTFDMFVDPAHRGGNIAAALQNGMLHLLKKRGVTKAYGFFWADNVPALWVHRTLRWRELRRVRATRLLLSKKLYVTVHGTR from the coding sequence ATGTTTCAGTACTGCAAGATGCGACTGGTGCAGGCCCACGAGAAGGTTCTCATCTCCGGTTGGCGCAGCCTGCTGGGGGAAATCTTCTACCTGAACCGGGTTGCGGTGCCAGTGGAGATAGCGCTCGACGCACTGCGCCCGGTCACCGACTTCACCCGCCCTGCCGACGAAGCCGTGATGGAACTGAGCGGGGAACTCCTCGGGGAACGGCACCTCAGGTACCGGTTCCAGAGCAGGTACCTGAAGGCGCTCAGCTACCTCGGCAAGGGGTACCGCGGCTTTGGCTTGGTGAAGGGAAACACGGTGGTCGGAGACGTCTGGTGCGCAGACTGTCAACAGGGTCCAGGCCCCGGCAGCCACCCCGACGAACAATGGCTGGGGATACGGTGCCACCCCGGGGAGGCCTACACCTTCGACATGTTCGTGGACCCGGCACACCGTGGCGGGAATATCGCTGCGGCCCTGCAAAACGGCATGCTGCACTTACTGAAAAAGAGGGGAGTGACCAAGGCCTACGGGTTCTTCTGGGCCGATAACGTACCGGCGCTCTGGGTGCATCGGACCCTGCGCTGGCGCGAACTCAGGCGCGTCAGGGCGACGCGCCTGCTGCTGTCGAAAAAGCTGTACGTAACCGTCCACGGCACACGCTAG
- a CDS encoding acyl carrier protein — translation MTDYTDTIRSFIENEMAGPGPKATLSPSDSLIDKGIVDSLGVQRLIAYLEKEFGVQISDTEIVPEHFETISAVAQFINVKLTAKE, via the coding sequence ATGACCGATTACACCGATACCATCAGATCGTTCATAGAAAACGAGATGGCAGGTCCCGGCCCCAAAGCCACCCTCTCTCCTTCCGACTCCCTCATAGACAAGGGGATCGTCGATTCCCTGGGGGTGCAAAGACTGATTGCCTACCTGGAAAAGGAATTCGGAGTACAGATCTCGGACACCGAGATAGTGCCCGAGCATTTCGAAACCATATCGGCAGTGGCGCAGTTCATAAATGTCAAACTTACGGCCAAGGAGTAG
- a CDS encoding radical SAM protein has product MSWKIIERKRTLLAGESGPGRGKSGGRLSCCLVYPNRYHSAMSNLGFQAVHAMVNAQPEVSCDRAYLPDRDELEELQRTRGTLLSLETQRPLSSFDLVAFSISFESDYLNLPAIFRLAGIEPYAAKRSPLQPLVLAGGAALFLNPEPVAPFLDLVCIGEAEPTLPPLLELMKRGAPSRQELLFEAAQLPGIYVPSLYQPQYDGPRQVAWQPAPGAPAKVRRVWDPDPNSRPTVTEIHTEATEFSGMHLVEISRGCPRACRFCAAGFIYLPYRTRSPELVRSEVLKGVAQGRKVGLVAAAVSDYAGIGDLCCDIVAAGGKFSVSSFRIDHLDGRMIEALKASGQKSVALAPEGGSQRLRDLVKKGINEDQILAACDMLVSHDILNLKLYFIIGLPTETQADLEELVALVQKIRERVVAAAKENRRLGEIQLSVNPFIPKPFTPFQWCAMEPVKSLEKKWKFLQKELGRVSNLKLQMESPREAFQQALLSRGDRRLAELLVAADRLGNWKEALREQQLDAEALVNREIALEEMLPWDFIDGGDTERLQREYRKALEG; this is encoded by the coding sequence ATGTCGTGGAAGATAATCGAAAGAAAGCGGACCCTGCTCGCCGGTGAAAGCGGCCCCGGGCGCGGCAAAAGCGGCGGGCGTCTCTCCTGCTGCCTGGTCTACCCCAACCGCTATCATTCCGCCATGAGCAACCTCGGCTTCCAGGCCGTCCATGCCATGGTGAACGCGCAGCCGGAGGTGAGCTGCGACCGCGCCTACCTGCCCGACCGGGACGAACTGGAGGAACTGCAAAGGACGCGGGGAACGCTCCTGTCGCTGGAGACGCAGCGCCCCCTTTCCTCGTTCGACTTGGTCGCCTTTTCCATCTCCTTCGAAAGCGACTACCTCAATCTCCCGGCCATCTTCCGGCTGGCCGGCATTGAACCCTACGCGGCCAAGCGGTCACCGTTGCAGCCGCTGGTCCTGGCTGGCGGAGCGGCCCTTTTCCTGAACCCCGAGCCGGTCGCCCCGTTCCTCGACCTGGTCTGCATTGGCGAGGCAGAACCAACGCTCCCCCCCCTGCTGGAGCTGATGAAGCGGGGGGCGCCGTCGCGCCAGGAGCTGCTGTTCGAGGCAGCGCAACTCCCGGGGATCTACGTCCCCTCGCTGTACCAGCCGCAGTATGACGGACCGCGACAGGTTGCCTGGCAACCCGCTCCCGGAGCTCCCGCCAAGGTGCGGCGCGTCTGGGACCCGGATCCGAACAGCCGGCCGACCGTCACCGAGATTCACACCGAGGCCACCGAGTTCTCCGGGATGCACCTGGTGGAGATCTCCCGCGGCTGCCCGCGCGCCTGTCGTTTCTGCGCCGCCGGCTTCATCTATCTCCCCTACCGGACCCGCTCGCCGGAACTGGTGCGCAGCGAGGTGCTCAAGGGGGTGGCCCAGGGCAGAAAGGTCGGGCTGGTGGCAGCGGCGGTCTCGGACTACGCCGGGATCGGAGACCTCTGCTGCGACATCGTCGCCGCCGGAGGAAAATTTTCGGTCTCATCCTTCCGCATCGATCACTTGGACGGTCGCATGATCGAGGCACTCAAAGCCAGCGGCCAGAAGTCAGTGGCGCTGGCGCCCGAGGGGGGCTCGCAGCGGTTGCGCGACCTGGTCAAGAAGGGGATCAACGAGGACCAGATTCTGGCGGCCTGCGACATGCTGGTGAGCCACGACATCCTGAATCTGAAGCTCTACTTCATCATCGGGCTGCCGACGGAAACCCAGGCCGACTTAGAGGAACTGGTGGCGCTGGTACAGAAGATTCGGGAACGGGTCGTCGCTGCCGCCAAGGAGAACCGGCGCCTGGGGGAGATACAGCTTTCAGTGAACCCCTTCATCCCCAAGCCCTTCACCCCCTTCCAGTGGTGCGCCATGGAACCGGTCAAATCGTTGGAAAAGAAGTGGAAGTTCCTGCAGAAGGAGCTAGGTCGCGTGTCCAACCTGAAGCTGCAGATGGAAAGCCCGCGCGAGGCGTTCCAGCAGGCGCTTTTGTCCCGTGGCGACCGCAGGCTGGCGGAGTTGTTGGTGGCCGCGGACCGGCTGGGGAACTGGAAGGAAGCGCTGCGGGAGCAGCAGCTCGATGCCGAGGCGTTGGTGAACCGGGAGATAGCGCTGGAGGAGATGCTCCCCTGGGATTTCATCGACGGAGGTGATACCGAGCGGTTGCAGCGGGAGTACCGGAAGGCGCTTGAGGGCTGA
- the elbB gene encoding isoprenoid biosynthesis glyoxalase ElbB, whose translation MKKIGVILSGCGVRDGSEIHEAVLTLLAIDNSGAKAVCFAPDIELDEVNHLTMQDTGAKRKVLVEAARIARGDIADVKTAKAEELDAIVLPGGFGAAKNLCSFAFEGPKGSVQPDVLKLIRDMAAAKKPICAICIAPAVVALALGKDLAPKLTIGNDAGTAQAINGTGSSHIECPATDCVIDRDNLIVSTPAYMLAGGIAEAGKGIEKAIKATLELIK comes from the coding sequence ATGAAGAAGATCGGCGTAATACTTTCCGGCTGCGGCGTGCGTGACGGAAGTGAAATTCACGAGGCGGTGCTGACCCTGCTCGCCATCGACAACAGCGGCGCCAAGGCGGTCTGCTTCGCCCCGGACATCGAGCTGGACGAAGTAAACCACCTGACCATGCAGGACACCGGCGCCAAGCGGAAGGTGCTGGTCGAGGCGGCACGCATCGCGCGCGGCGACATCGCCGACGTGAAGACCGCCAAGGCGGAAGAGCTCGATGCCATCGTCCTCCCCGGCGGTTTCGGGGCGGCCAAGAACCTGTGCAGCTTCGCCTTCGAGGGGCCCAAGGGGAGCGTGCAGCCGGACGTGCTCAAACTGATACGCGACATGGCGGCGGCCAAGAAGCCGATCTGCGCCATCTGCATCGCCCCGGCCGTGGTCGCCCTTGCCTTGGGCAAGGACCTCGCTCCCAAGCTCACCATCGGTAACGATGCCGGCACCGCCCAGGCCATCAACGGCACCGGCAGCAGCCACATCGAGTGCCCGGCCACCGACTGCGTTATCGATCGCGACAACCTGATCGTCTCTACTCCTGCCTACATGCTGGCCGGCGGCATCGCCGAAGCCGGCAAGGGTATCGAGAAGGCCATCAAAGCTACCCTGGAACTGATCAAGTAG
- a CDS encoding 4Fe-4S dicluster domain-containing protein, with product MTKTREPDIDATRCTGCGRCVAACPGRLLTLEVVGYRKYALLVRPRYCDGCLACVAACPVRAIS from the coding sequence ATGACAAAAACGAGAGAACCTGACATTGACGCCACGCGCTGCACCGGTTGCGGCCGTTGTGTCGCAGCCTGCCCCGGCCGGCTGCTCACCCTGGAGGTCGTCGGTTACCGCAAGTACGCCTTGCTGGTGAGGCCGCGTTACTGCGACGGCTGCCTCGCCTGCGTTGCCGCCTGCCCGGTACGCGCCATCTCCTGA
- a CDS encoding MFS transporter has product MTSTVEAADFQQSVLRHRPFRLFWLARVCSSIALQMQAVAVGWQIYALTGSVFYLGLVGLAQFLPMFLLTLAVGHVADRYDRRRIAGACQVLEGLALVLLALGSHGGWLGKDAILAIVFVAGALRAFEGPTMLALVPWLVPQELIPRASAWSASANQTASIAGPALGGLLYALGPTTVYASAAFLFFAASLLLSRIRLDRAPVPREPATVRSVFAGIAFIKSRQEILGAISLDLFAVLLGGATALLPVFARDILHTGPLGLGLLRASPALGALGVSLFLARHPLRHRVGRIMFLSVFLFGVATVVFGVSTSFPLSMAALMALGAADIVSVVIRASLVQIETPDEMRGRVSAVNSMFIGTSNQLGEFESGVTAALFGTVPAVLIGGVGTMVVVLLWMKLFPRLLQVDKLGE; this is encoded by the coding sequence ATGACATCCACCGTTGAGGCAGCAGACTTCCAACAATCAGTGTTGCGGCACCGACCGTTCCGGCTTTTCTGGCTGGCGCGCGTCTGTTCGTCCATCGCGCTGCAGATGCAGGCGGTCGCCGTGGGGTGGCAGATCTACGCACTCACCGGCTCCGTCTTCTACCTGGGATTGGTTGGCCTGGCCCAGTTTCTCCCCATGTTCCTGCTGACGCTGGCGGTCGGCCACGTTGCCGACCGCTACGACCGAAGGCGCATCGCCGGCGCCTGCCAAGTCCTTGAAGGCCTCGCGCTGGTACTGCTTGCCTTGGGCTCCCATGGCGGCTGGCTGGGCAAGGATGCTATCCTCGCCATCGTGTTCGTCGCCGGGGCGCTGCGCGCCTTCGAGGGTCCAACCATGCTGGCACTTGTGCCGTGGCTGGTGCCGCAGGAGCTCATCCCGCGCGCCTCGGCCTGGTCCGCCTCCGCCAACCAGACCGCCAGCATCGCCGGGCCGGCACTGGGGGGCCTCCTCTATGCCCTCGGGCCGACCACGGTCTATGCCAGTGCCGCCTTCCTTTTCTTCGCCGCGAGCCTCCTCTTGTCCCGCATCCGCCTTGACCGCGCCCCCGTTCCCCGCGAACCGGCCACGGTGCGCTCCGTCTTCGCAGGCATCGCCTTCATCAAGAGCCGGCAGGAGATCCTGGGCGCCATCTCGCTCGACCTCTTCGCGGTGCTCCTCGGGGGCGCAACGGCCCTCCTCCCCGTCTTCGCCCGGGACATCCTGCATACCGGACCGCTCGGCCTTGGTCTTCTGCGCGCTTCCCCGGCCCTGGGGGCGCTGGGGGTCTCGCTGTTTCTCGCCCGCCACCCGCTGCGGCACCGGGTGGGGCGCATCATGTTCCTGAGTGTGTTCCTCTTCGGCGTTGCCACCGTGGTCTTCGGCGTCTCTACCTCGTTCCCGCTCTCCATGGCCGCCCTGATGGCGCTGGGCGCGGCGGACATCGTGAGCGTGGTGATCCGCGCCTCCCTGGTGCAGATCGAGACGCCGGACGAGATGCGCGGCAGGGTAAGCGCTGTCAACTCCATGTTCATCGGCACTTCGAACCAGTTGGGGGAGTTCGAGTCAGGGGTCACCGCGGCGCTCTTCGGCACGGTGCCGGCGGTGCTGATCGGCGGGGTCGGCACCATGGTGGTTGTTCTGTTGTGGATGAAGCTCTTTCCGAGGCTGCTGCAGGTGGACAAACTGGGGGAGTGA
- a CDS encoding adenylosuccinate synthase, producing MANVVVIGAQWGDEGKGKVVDIYTEYADDVVRYQGGNNAGHTLVVGDEKVILHLIPSGILHEGKRCVIGNGVVLDPEVFIMEITRLKNNGYLKDDSMLLLSEALHIIMPYHKRIDIARERNSGAKKIGTTGRGIGPAYEDKIGRRGIRLMDLLDEKAFTRKVKEVLDEKNLILTQLLGDEPFTFEEIYNEYMGYAEVLRKYAADTSLLLHKEIKAGKSLLFEGAQGTLLDVDHGTYPYVTSSSTCSGGACTGSGVSPREIHEVIGISKAYATRVGSGPFPTELLDETGEALRQAGREFGSTTGRPRRCGWFDALVARYAVRINGLSGIAITKLDVLTGLDTIKVCTGYKYNNQILDEIPASLEVMEQCTPVYEELPGWAEDITGAKSIAELPKNAQDYVKRVEALSGAPVVLVSVGPRRSETIVLRNPFERA from the coding sequence ATGGCTAACGTCGTTGTAATTGGTGCCCAGTGGGGCGATGAGGGCAAAGGCAAGGTCGTCGACATCTATACGGAGTACGCCGACGACGTAGTACGTTACCAGGGCGGCAACAACGCCGGCCACACGCTGGTGGTCGGGGACGAGAAGGTCATCCTGCACCTGATCCCGTCCGGCATCCTGCACGAGGGCAAACGCTGCGTGATCGGCAACGGCGTCGTGCTCGACCCGGAAGTCTTCATCATGGAGATCACCCGTCTCAAGAACAACGGGTACCTCAAGGATGACAGCATGCTGCTTCTCTCCGAGGCGCTGCACATCATCATGCCGTACCACAAGCGCATCGACATCGCCCGCGAGCGGAACTCCGGCGCCAAGAAAATCGGCACCACAGGCCGCGGCATCGGGCCCGCCTACGAGGACAAGATCGGCCGCCGCGGCATCCGCCTCATGGACCTTTTGGACGAGAAGGCATTCACCCGCAAGGTGAAAGAGGTGCTGGACGAGAAGAACCTTATCCTCACCCAGTTGCTCGGTGACGAGCCGTTCACCTTCGAAGAAATCTACAACGAGTACATGGGGTACGCTGAAGTACTGAGGAAGTATGCTGCTGATACTTCGCTCTTGCTGCACAAGGAGATCAAGGCGGGCAAGAGCCTGCTCTTCGAAGGCGCACAGGGAACCCTGCTCGACGTCGACCACGGCACCTACCCGTACGTCACCTCCTCCTCCACCTGCTCCGGCGGCGCCTGCACTGGTTCCGGCGTGTCCCCGAGGGAAATCCACGAGGTGATCGGCATCTCCAAGGCCTACGCAACCCGCGTCGGTAGCGGCCCGTTCCCGACCGAACTTCTTGACGAGACCGGCGAGGCGCTGCGCCAGGCCGGCCGCGAGTTCGGCTCCACCACCGGCCGTCCGCGCCGCTGCGGCTGGTTCGATGCGCTGGTGGCCCGCTACGCCGTACGCATCAACGGTCTCTCCGGCATCGCCATCACCAAGCTTGATGTCCTCACCGGCCTTGACACCATCAAGGTCTGCACCGGCTACAAGTACAACAACCAGATCCTGGACGAGATCCCGGCCAGCCTCGAGGTGATGGAGCAGTGCACCCCGGTCTACGAGGAACTCCCCGGCTGGGCCGAGGACATCACCGGCGCGAAGAGCATCGCCGAACTGCCCAAGAACGCCCAGGACTACGTTAAGCGCGTCGAGGCGCTGTCCGGCGCCCCGGTGGTGCTGGTTTCCGTCGGCCCGCGCCGTAGCGAAACAATCGTGCTCAGGAACCCGTTCGAGCGCGCCTGA